The following coding sequences lie in one Bacillus rossius redtenbacheri isolate Brsri chromosome 13, Brsri_v3, whole genome shotgun sequence genomic window:
- the LOC134538157 gene encoding uncharacterized protein LOC134538157, with the protein MDWTDDKSLQLIELYSERSVLWHAEHPHYKSHSKKNEAWCDIAAVIAVDAGEAKRKMASLLATYRKVRHKVLKLREKGAGADDLYEVTWFAFESFSFLEQSYQPRPSRQLIKSEDDDKALAVRARRKRKCGSVSSEDSQAPASDCTAQLSIAGPRSECGEFEAVGINVAAKLRRMDPEQQIHAEFLISKVLKKGLLNQLTEHCDVG; encoded by the exons ATGGACTGGACCGACGACAAGTCCCTGCAGCTGATCGAGCTGTACTCGGAGCGGAGCGTCCTGTGGCACGCCGAGCACCCGCACTACAAGAGCCACTCCAAGAAGAACGAAGCGTGGTGCGACATCGCCGCCGTCATTGCCGTCGACGCGGGCGAGGCCAAGAGGAAGATGGCGTCGCTGCTGGCGACCTACCGCAAGGTCCGCCACAAGGTGCTCAAGCTCAGGGAGAAGGGGGCGGGGGCGGACGATCTGTACGAAGTCACGTGGTTTGCCTTCGAGAGCTTCTCGTTCCTGGAGCAGTCGTACCAACCGAGGCCTTCGAGGCAGCTCATCAAGTCCGAGGACGATGACAAG GCCCTGGCGGTCCGGGCTAGGAGGAAGAGGAAGTGCGGGAGCGTCTCCAGCGAGGACAGCCAGGCGCCGGCGAGCGACTGCACGGCCCAGCTGAGCATCGCCGGGCCCAGGAGCGAGTGCGGCGAGTTCGAGGCAGTCGGCATCAACGTGGCGGCCAAGCTGAGGAGGATGGACCCGGAGCAGCAGATACACGCGGAGTTCCTCATCAGCAAAGTTTTGAAGAAAGGATTGCTGAACCAGTTGACCGAACATTGTGATGTTGGATAA